The Diabrotica virgifera virgifera chromosome 10, PGI_DIABVI_V3a genome has a window encoding:
- the LOC126878548 gene encoding uncharacterized protein LOC126878548: MPRKYQRLPGTRQYKNYSDATLQEALHSIRAKTLSIRDAAERYGIHRNTLFHKLHNRHSRPSGGQTALEKEEEESIIAHVIAISTFGFPVTAHDLRYIVKTYLDKRGKNVKCFKDNFPGKEWVTSFLSRHKNILVNRVATNISVSRAAVNRETINSFFDNLERELENVPPSNLWNYDETNLSDDPGASKVIIRRGTKYPEQIRNSTKACTSLMLAGNAAGKVAPVYVVYKSEKLWQTWMENGPENARYSRSRSGWFDYQCFEDWFVNLMLPILKRQEGKKVLLGDNLSSHLNIEVIRQCENNNISLIALPPHATYLLQPLDVAFFRPMKGRWRAILHEWKDSMIGSRCGTIPKDQFPALLKKLMVSMNDRGAVGEEDATTVIEKDAAAVEEEEATTVGEKDATAVAKEEVDKPNIADYVIIQYEGSMFPGVVTGVEKQGVNVSSMEKCGRFWKWPDREDQLMYEFADVIQACYGMLDEPYSL, translated from the exons ATGCCCCGAAAATACCAGAGGCTACCGGGAACTCGTCAATACAAAAATTATTCTGACGCGACGTTGCAAGAAGCTCTTCACAGTATACGAGCGAAAACACTTAGCATACGGGATGCTGCGGAAAG ATACGGAATTCACCGCAATACGCTGTTTCACAAACTCCATAACCGACATAGCCGTCCTTCTGGTGGACAAACAGCTCTAGAAAAGGAAGAAGAGGAGTCAATTATTGCACACGTAATTGCTATATCAACTTTTGGTTTCCCCGTGACAGCCCATGATCTGCGATATATTGTGAAGACATACCTAGATAAGAGGGGCAAGAATGTAAAATGTTTCAAAGATAATTTTCCAGGAAAAGAATGGGTGACATCATTTCTGTCTAGACATAAGAATATATTGGTTAATCGAGTTGCTACAAACATAAGCGTTTCAAGGGCTGCAGTAAACCGTGAAACTATAAATAGTTTTTTCGATAATCTCGAAAGAGAGTTAGAGAATGTCCCTCCATCAAATCTCTGGAATTATGATGAGACGAATCTTTCTGACGATCCTGGTGCATCTAAAGTTATTATACGACGAGGCACAAAGTATCCTGAGCAAATACGCAACTCAACAAAGGCGTGCACTTCATTAATGCTGGCTGGAAATGCAGCTGGAAAAGTTGCACCAGTTTATGTTGTATACAAGTCTGAAAAACTGTGGCAAACTTGGATGGAGAATGGACCTGAAAATGCTAGGTACAGCAGAAGCAGATCCGGCTGGTTTGATTACCAATGCTTCGAAGATTGGTTTGTTAACCTGATGCTGCCAATACTTAAAAGACAAGAAGGCAAAAAAGTCCTGCTAGGTGACAATTTGAGTTCACATTTGAATATCGAAGTGATTAGACAGTGTGAAAACAACAATATATCCCTTATAGCATTGCCTCCACATGCAACATACCTTTTGCAACCATTAGACGTTGCTTTCTTTCGGCCAATGAAAGGTAGGTGGAGAGCAATTCTACATGAATGGAAAGACAGTATGATTGGTAGCAGATGTGGAACAATACCAAAAGACCAATTTCCAGCTTTGTTAAAGAAATTGATGGTCTCCATGAATGACAGGGGAGCTGTGGGAGAAGAAGATGCCACCACTGTGATAGAGAAAGATGCCGCCGCTGTGGAAGAAGAAGAGGCCACCACTGTAGGAGAGAAAGATGCCACCGCTGTAGCAAAGGAAGAAGTAGATAAGCCAAATATAGCGGACTACGTCATTATCCAATACGAGGGGTCTATGTTTCCAGGAGTGGTCACTGGAGTGGAAAAGCAAGGTGTGAATGTCAGCTCCATGGAGAAATGTGGAAGATTTTGGAAGTGGCCAGACCGGGAAGACCAGCTTATGTACGAATTTGCTGATGTTATACAagcatgctatggcatgctggacgagccatacagtctgtag